Proteins encoded together in one Meles meles chromosome 7, mMelMel3.1 paternal haplotype, whole genome shotgun sequence window:
- the LOC123946624 gene encoding LOW QUALITY PROTEIN: cationic amino acid transporter 3-like (The sequence of the model RefSeq protein was modified relative to this genomic sequence to represent the inferred CDS: inserted 4 bases in 3 codons) has translation MLRQALRRFGQRLVYQRPLEKEVYEFKSDIKLSTLDLVALGVGRTVGISVYFLANEVARNQAGPSIVICFLVAXLTSLLAGLCYAEFSARVPHSGSAYLYSYVTVGEFQAFITGWNLILSFVVDAFVVVQAWILSFDIFAGNRISETQQETISLYVPQDIADNLGYFFVIFLFLFMELQYMSWYEFLRVFEVFIGXKLLVLSFFIISGFIKGDLQNWKLTEEDYIQARLNGTSSLGPLGSGGFMPFGFQGILRGSATCFYAFIGFSVIVTRVKESHNPQRSIPMGIVISLLICFLLYFGVSAALTLMVPYYQLQPGSTWPEAFLHIGWVPAYYVVAFAIFCSIFVGIYCSITFPIRRMIYMMAEDGLLFPVLVRFTYGKYGRIMSTLILGIITAVMVFFFRLTDILDLRSVGTLVSYSLIAFCVLIVRYQTERRKEENEEELQGENGGNVAQMQEETAPAAGKMTLQGLFFPCSPTPTPLSGRVIYVCSSLLVLLMTLLCLVLAHWPGLLSGDSGPITVVVLLLVLITGITGVIWRQPQSSSSLPFKVPGLPLLPLLSIFVNVCLMMQMLTGTWLRXWMLIGFVFYFFSGIQQRKLNPAFGPKL, from the exons ATGCTGCGTCAGGCACTTCGCAGGTTTGGTCAAAGGCTGGTATACCAACGTCCACTGGAGAAAGAAGTGTATGAGTTTAAATCTGACATAAAGCTGAGCACTCTGGATTTAGTGGCCCTGGGTGTGGGCCGCACAGTGGGTATTAGTGTGTACTTCCTGGCTAATGAGGTGGCCAGGAATCAAGCAGGACCATCCATTGTGATCTGCTTTTTGGTGG GTCTGACATCATTGTTGGCTGGGCTGTGCTATGCAGAGTTTAGTGCCCGGGTTCCCCATTCTGGCTCGGCATATCTCTACAGCTATGTCACTGTCGGTGAATTCCAGGCTTTCATCACTGGCTGGAATCTCATCCTCTCCTTTGTTGTTGATGCATTCGTTGTGGTCCAGGCCTGGATCTTATCTTTTGACATCTTCGCTGGGAATAGGATCTCTGAAACTCAGCAAGAGACCATCTCACTGTATGTTCCCCAAGACATTGCAGACAATCTAGGCTACTTTTTTgtcatctttctgtttttgttcatgGAACTGCAATATATGAGTTGGTATGAGTTTCTCAGAGTTTTTGAAGTGTTTATTGG GAAGCTTTTGGTTCTCAGCTTTTTCATCATCTCTGGCTTCATTAAGGGGGACCTACAGAACTGGAAGCTCACAGAAGAGGACTACATACAGGCCAGACTCAATGGCACCTCTAGCTTGGGCCCTCTGGGCTCTGGAGGATTCATGCCTTTTGGCTTCCAGGGGATTCTCCGTGGATCAGCTACctgtttctatgcatttataGGTTTCAGCGTTATTGTTACCAGAGTCAAAGAATCCCACAATCCCCAGCGTTCCATCCCCATGGGCATTGTGATTTCACTGCTCATCtgctttttgttgtattttggtGTCTCTGCAGCACTTACACTTATGGTTCCTTACTACCAGCTTCAACCTGGGAGTACCTGGCCTGAGGCATTTCTCCATATTGGCTGGGTCCCTGCGTACTATGTTGTAGCTTTTGCAATTTTCTGTAGTATTTTTGTTGGCATCTATTGCAGCATTACGTTCCCCATACGTCGGATGATATACATGATGGCAGAGGATGGTCTCTTGTTCCCAGTCCTTGTAAGGTTCACTTATGGCAAGTATGGCCGTATCATGTCCACTCTGATTCTTGGCATTATCACAGCAGTCATGGTATTCTTCTTTAGACTCACTGATATTCTGGACTTGAGATCAGTTGGGACCCTGGTATCTTATTCCCTGATAGCTTTTTGCGTTCTTATTGTCAGGTACCAGactgagaggaggaaggaggaaaatgaagaagAGCTGCAGGGGGAGAATGGGGGAAATGTAGCACAGATGCAGGAGGAGACTGCACCTGCAGCAGGGAAGATGACTCTACAAGGACTATTTTTTCCATGCAGCCCAACCCCCACTCCACTCTCTGGCCGGGTTATCTATGTTTGCTCCTCACTGCTGGTTCTGCTGATGACTCTCCTCTGCCTGGTGCTGGCCCACTGGCCAGGTCTGCTTTCTGGAGATTCAGGGCCGATCACAGTGGTTGTGCTGCTCCTGGTGCTCATCACTGGGATTACTGGGGTCATCTGGAGACAGCCACAGagctcctcttcccttccctttaaggttcctggtttgcctctcctcccactcctgaGCATCTTTGTGAATGTTTGCCTTATGATGCAGATGTTAACTGGCACCTGGCTGA TTTGGATGCTGATCGGGtttgttttctacttcttctCTGGGATCCAGCAAAGGAAGCTTAACCCTGCTTTTGGACCCAAACTCTAA